In one Candidatus Zixiibacteriota bacterium genomic region, the following are encoded:
- a CDS encoding sigma-54 dependent transcriptional regulator codes for MKTINNTNRSKILLLNITDEQTGALSRLLDSEKYQLVAASSSQEALRIATDTAFCLAIVGNATSTDDITLKKLKSSYPWMETIVVLPSSDTELALEFVRSGVHDCLTSANSTEEFVMRIKKALAMGQMKRELTSLRQHVAMSYGFDNIVGNSKPITKLKETLRRIAPTDISVMINGPIGSGKELVARVIHHHSARRKNPFVTIDCSSLPESLFEAQLFGETSVAGAPDSSHSKSLLMEANGGTIFFDDVDRIPPSAQPRLMSFLRDFTIRAQGQALPTKLDLRIIAASSTGLASMVDEGCFSRELFYQLSVLPLQMPSLAERPEDIEMLSEYFLRRVAHEMNRPYFEITRNALDLLISHRWPGNVRELENTLKRAAALCRENRIDADDVLFISTDSDIPVAASQVSTKAPETRTGRLDEGQRTIIIKALAENNWNFTQTAQELGIGRTTLWRKVKKYNLSKETVTS; via the coding sequence ATGAAAACGATAAACAATACCAATAGAAGCAAGATCCTGCTTTTGAATATCACCGATGAACAAACCGGGGCACTCTCGCGCCTGCTTGATTCGGAAAAGTATCAACTGGTCGCGGCGAGTTCATCGCAGGAAGCGCTCCGGATTGCCACAGACACGGCATTCTGTCTGGCTATCGTAGGCAACGCCACCTCGACCGATGATATCACCCTGAAGAAGCTCAAATCCTCCTATCCCTGGATGGAGACTATCGTGGTGCTTCCCTCCAGCGACACCGAACTGGCGCTGGAATTCGTTCGGTCGGGGGTACATGACTGTCTTACGTCGGCCAACAGCACGGAAGAATTCGTAATGCGGATAAAGAAAGCGCTCGCGATGGGTCAGATGAAGCGGGAACTGACAAGCCTCAGACAGCACGTAGCGATGAGCTACGGGTTTGACAATATCGTGGGCAACTCGAAACCTATCACCAAATTGAAAGAAACGCTCAGAAGAATCGCGCCGACCGATATTTCGGTAATGATTAACGGTCCGATTGGCTCGGGCAAGGAGCTTGTCGCCCGTGTAATTCATCACCACTCAGCCCGTCGAAAAAACCCGTTCGTGACGATCGACTGCTCGTCACTACCCGAGAGCCTGTTCGAGGCGCAGCTTTTTGGGGAGACCTCTGTCGCGGGAGCGCCGGATTCGAGTCACAGCAAGAGCCTGCTGATGGAGGCCAATGGCGGCACGATCTTCTTTGACGATGTTGACAGGATTCCACCGTCGGCTCAGCCGCGCCTTATGAGTTTCCTTCGTGACTTTACTATCAGAGCCCAGGGACAGGCGCTGCCGACCAAACTCGATTTGAGGATTATAGCCGCGAGCAGCACCGGCCTGGCATCAATGGTGGACGAGGGCTGTTTCTCCCGTGAGTTGTTCTATCAGCTCTCCGTGTTGCCGTTACAGATGCCGTCTCTCGCCGAACGTCCGGAAGATATCGAGATGCTGTCGGAGTATTTCCTCAGGCGCGTGGCGCACGAGATGAACCGTCCGTATTTCGAGATTACCCGCAACGCGCTTGATCTGCTTATCAGTCATCGCTGGCCGGGTAATGTGCGCGAACTGGAGAATACACTCAAGAGAGCGGCGGCGCTCTGCCGGGAAAACCGAATTGATGCTGATGATGTGCTGTTTATCTCGACCGACAGCGACATACCGGTTGCGGCTTCGCAGGTGAGCACAAAGGCGCCGGAGACCAGGACAGGTCGTCTCGACGAGGGTCAGCGGACGATCATCATCAAAGCGCTCGCAGAGAACAATTGGAATTTTACGCAGACAGCGCAGGAGCTGGGCATTGGAAGAACCACGCTCTGGCGCAAAGTGAAAAAATACAACCTGAGCAAGGAAACGGTAACATCATAG
- the pyk gene encoding pyruvate kinase, giving the protein MKRTKVIATYGPAISSQGRLSQVVAAGVNIIRVNCSHGTTPDFVRAANSIRNATKKERFPVGLLFDISGPKLRLERFDGKVVVKLDQKLNLTTGRTELDKKTIAVNHPGIIRSIKKGQKVYIDDGNLIFEALSSGDRWVTLKAVNGGTILPGKGINLPQSDIRIPTISDKDKDDIKTAIRLKADYVALSFVRSAADVLEARRIIESFGGDQQIIAKLEKKEAIDNLDKILEVADGVMIARGDLGVELPLAELPDLQKKIIRAANFRHKAVIVATQMLESMRFAPRPTRAEVNDVASAVYDGVDAVMLSAETATGNYPVESVRTMEQIITATEKTAQPLKIEVGRYKVSLEITEAIAKAVSAHDGGCSTKLIFAFTTSGFTAAMISNLFPPQLVIALTPDPRVLTKLVLLRSVYPVQIEQPRSFDDMLDTVNDVARKYRLTQAGDKVVITGGVPFGSTVPTNFMMYHEMGKKQKHGRRSK; this is encoded by the coding sequence ATGAAAAGAACCAAAGTAATTGCCACGTACGGGCCGGCAATTTCATCGCAGGGCAGACTGTCGCAGGTTGTCGCCGCGGGGGTGAACATAATCCGGGTCAACTGCTCACATGGAACGACCCCGGATTTCGTAAGAGCCGCCAACTCCATACGAAATGCCACCAAAAAGGAAAGATTCCCGGTCGGCCTGCTTTTCGATATTTCAGGGCCAAAACTAAGACTCGAGCGTTTTGACGGCAAAGTGGTCGTAAAACTGGACCAGAAGCTGAATCTCACCACCGGCCGAACCGAATTGGACAAAAAAACCATCGCCGTGAATCACCCCGGCATAATCCGCTCAATCAAAAAAGGACAGAAAGTCTATATCGACGACGGTAATTTGATATTCGAAGCCCTCTCGTCGGGCGATCGATGGGTTACTCTCAAAGCCGTCAACGGCGGCACGATCCTGCCGGGCAAAGGTATAAACCTGCCGCAGAGCGATATTCGTATCCCCACTATCTCCGACAAGGACAAAGATGATATCAAGACCGCTATTCGTCTGAAGGCCGACTATGTCGCCCTGTCTTTCGTGAGGTCGGCTGCCGATGTTCTGGAAGCTCGTCGAATCATCGAGAGCTTTGGCGGAGATCAGCAGATTATCGCCAAATTGGAAAAGAAAGAGGCTATCGATAATCTCGACAAAATCCTCGAAGTAGCCGATGGTGTAATGATTGCCCGCGGTGATCTGGGCGTGGAATTGCCTCTCGCCGAACTCCCCGATCTGCAGAAGAAGATTATCAGGGCCGCCAACTTCAGACACAAAGCCGTTATAGTCGCGACCCAAATGCTCGAATCGATGCGCTTTGCCCCCAGGCCGACCAGGGCCGAGGTAAATGATGTCGCTTCGGCGGTGTACGATGGTGTCGACGCGGTTATGTTGTCGGCCGAAACCGCGACCGGCAACTATCCTGTCGAGAGTGTCAGGACAATGGAACAGATAATCACCGCGACTGAAAAAACCGCGCAGCCGCTTAAAATAGAAGTGGGCCGCTACAAAGTGAGCCTGGAGATCACCGAGGCTATCGCCAAGGCGGTCAGCGCTCACGATGGCGGATGCTCGACGAAACTGATATTCGCCTTCACGACATCGGGATTCACCGCCGCCATGATATCCAATCTGTTTCCCCCACAACTGGTAATTGCGCTGACCCCGGATCCGAGAGTGCTCACCAAACTGGTCCTTCTGCGTTCGGTCTACCCGGTTCAGATTGAACAGCCGCGGTCATTCGATGATATGCTCGATACCGTTAACGATGTAGCCAGGAAATATCGCCTTACACAGGCCGGCGATAAAGTAGTCATCACCGGAGGCGTCCCCTTCGGTTCAACCGTACCTACCAACTTTATGATGTACCATGAAATGGGGAAGAAGCAAAAACATGGACGGCGCTCGAAATAA
- a CDS encoding polysaccharide deacetylase family protein, whose amino-acid sequence MDGARNKSLLPITVWFFAILVGTLLTVEDGLCQTKSKKSNKQICITFDELPASESFGETDRSAITYLLLETLKKHNVKAAGFVVGDQIEGSFDILGEWLNNGHIIGNMTYSNQDLHELGIEQFIKDIVAGNDALETMLKGFGQKGRYFRYPFLHYGSTVEAKDEVRLYLDENDYTVVHASVVIEDYLYNLSFEKMGTIPDSAEYDNLLNEYVNHVLDEIERMERLSKQILGRPCRHILRLKANRLNAVFLDEMLTAIEDMGYGFIPLDQALDDELYSAPEAYFGLRGVSYLQMIMESDSDYLPAE is encoded by the coding sequence ATGGACGGCGCTCGAAATAAATCACTGCTGCCGATAACGGTGTGGTTTTTTGCCATACTGGTCGGTACTCTGCTGACTGTCGAGGACGGATTATGTCAGACAAAGAGCAAAAAAAGTAACAAGCAAATTTGCATCACCTTCGATGAACTGCCCGCGTCGGAATCATTCGGAGAGACCGATCGGTCCGCGATCACTTATCTTTTGCTGGAAACCCTGAAAAAGCACAACGTCAAAGCGGCCGGCTTCGTGGTCGGCGACCAGATCGAAGGCAGTTTTGATATCCTCGGCGAGTGGCTTAATAACGGCCATATCATAGGGAATATGACCTATTCGAATCAGGACCTGCATGAGCTGGGTATAGAGCAGTTTATTAAGGATATTGTGGCCGGTAACGACGCTCTGGAAACAATGCTCAAGGGATTTGGCCAAAAAGGCCGCTACTTCAGATATCCGTTTTTGCACTACGGCAGCACGGTGGAGGCCAAGGACGAGGTAAGACTCTATCTTGATGAAAACGATTATACGGTCGTTCACGCGTCGGTGGTCATCGAAGACTATCTTTACAATCTGAGTTTTGAAAAGATGGGCACGATTCCTGATTCAGCCGAATATGACAATCTCCTTAACGAGTATGTCAACCATGTGCTCGATGAAATCGAGCGGATGGAGCGACTTTCTAAGCAGATTCTCGGACGCCCCTGCCGGCACATCCTTCGTCTCAAGGCAAACCGCCTCAATGCGGTGTTTCTCGATGAGATGCTGACAGCCATTGAAGATATGGGCTATGGGTTTATCCCTCTCGACCAGGCTCTCGATGATGAGCTGTACTCGGCCCCGGAAGCTTATTTCGGGCTTCGCGGTGTCAGCTATCTCCAGATGATAATGGAAAGCGATTCGGACTATCTGCCCGCCGAGTAA